The Pyrenophora tritici-repentis strain M4 chromosome 8, whole genome shotgun sequence genome contains a region encoding:
- a CDS encoding Abhydrolase-4 multi-domain protein: MKNWNGLDNAAAPVKHPRPKVWWRALSATFVTLVCFAAVDAIFPALKSWKIPLVPWIELASHHAAFEWNEITATEHLAFHKCFDGFECAKLSLPLDYFNDSYPGHTVSIAITKLPAVVLVDDPRYGGPILLNPGGPGGAGAAFALTTAESVQAIVDHGLQPEHAPADARYFDIIGFDPRGIGWTEPAARCMPDQPSAWSWNLRETNEGLIGSSDAALGRLWSMTHAFGASCKLAEEDQNGPDIKQYMSTASVARDMLEITERHAEYVAKELARKTGNRRDTKYVPGKSKLQYWGYSYGTYLGSTFASMFPERVGRVILDGVVSTYDYENSLGNGSLTDTEKAMKSFYTFCYHAGPDKCPLATANSSVADIEQRSQKIIDSLYHDPLAIISPQGPDFLTWSDLKILMFTSVYQPRLFFPALASLLSAIEAGGGPVIDQLADAYHYTHVYSCSANDSSSLDILDTVVPLTAVLCGDGIDRTDMTKAEFIEYWKDINTLSSTGGSFWSMLAMRCAAWKIHAKYTFEGPVGGETSHPILFISNTADPVTPLRSGRLMHSLYPGSSLLVSDHAGHCSISSPDPCLFSHVRRYFQSGVLPRDGTVCVPPASPYSLNSTDPKSPFYDPELGSGNVKTLGDKDLGREERRLLSDAGLRLQRDVVRSGAFGLNVPDGEKGRVVTNLAVDLHW; this comes from the exons ATGAAGAATTGGAACGGGCTGGACAATGCAGCAGCGCCGGTCAAGCATCCGAGGCCCAAGGTTTGGTGGCGTGCACTCTCTGCGACTTTCGTCACACTTGTTTGCTTTGCAGCAGTGGATGCAATATTTCCTGcattgaagagctggaagatCCCCTTGGTTCCGTGGATAGAACTTGCTTCGCATCATGCTGCTTTTGAGTGGAATGAG ATAACGGCGACTGAGCACTTGGCGTTCCACAAGTGCTTTGATGGCTTTGAATGTGCGAAATTGAGTTTACCGCTGGATTACTTCAACGACAGCTATCCCGGCCATACCGTTAGTATTGCCATCACAAAGCTACCGGCTGTAGTTCTTGTGGATGATCCACGATATGGCGGGCCCATTTTGCTGAATCCTGGTGGACCAGGAGGCGCTGGCGCAGCGTTTGCACTTACGACGGCAGAATCGGTGCAGGCCATTGTAGATCATGGCCTTCAGCCTGAACACGCGCCTGCCGATGCAAGATACTTTGACATAATCGGTTTTGACCCTCGAGGCATCGGTTGGACCGAACCTGCTGCCCGGTGCATGCCCGATCAGCCCTCGGCATGGTCGTGGAATCTACGGGAAACAAACGAAGGTCTTATAGGAAGCTCAGATGCAGCTCTTGGTAGACTGTGGTCTATGACCCATGCGTTTGGAGCATCTTGCAAACTGGCTGAAGAAGACCAGAATGGCCCGGATATCAAGCAGTACATGTCGACAGCGTCTGTTGCCAGAGACATGCTGGAGATTACCGAAAGACATGCTGAGTACGTTGCAAAAGAGCTAGCTCGCAAGACTGGTAATCGACGTGATACCAAATACGTTCCAGGAAAAAGCAAGCTTCAATACTGGGGATACTCGTACGGTACTTACCTTGGCTCAACTTTTGCCTCCATGTTCCCCGAGCGTGTCGGGCGCGTCATTCTCGACGGAGTTGTCAGTACATACGACTATGAGAACTCTCTCGGAAACGGGAGTCTCACAGACACTGAAAAGGCCATGAAATCCTTCTATACCTTCTGTTACCACGCAGGACCTGACAAGTGTCCCTTGGCAACCGCAAACTCCAGCGTTGCAGACATAGAACAGCGTTCTCAGAAAATCATCGATTCCCTATACCACGACCCTCTCGCCATCATATCTCCACAAGGCCCCGACTTCCTCACATGGTCTGACCTCAAAATTCTCATGTTTACGTCCGTCTACCAACCCCGTCTCTTCTTCCCAGCACTCGCCTCCCTACTCTCAGCCATCGAAGCCGGAGGCGGCCCCGTCATCGACCAATTAGCAGACGCCTACCACTACACGCACGTCTACTCATGCTCCGCCAACGACTCCTCATCCCTCGACATCCTAGACACCGTCGTGCCCCTAACGGCCGTCCTCTGCGGTGACGGCATCGACCGAACCGACATGACCAAAGCCGAATTTATCGAGTATTGGAAAGACATAAACACCCTGTCCTCCACCGGCGGCTCCTTCTGGTCCATGTTAGCGATGCGCTGCGCAGCCTGGAAAATCCACGCAAAATACACGTTTGAAGGCCCTGTTGGAGGGGAAACTTCACACCCCATTCTTTTCATCAGTAACACTGCTGATCCGGTTACACCCTTGCGTAGCGGCCGCTTAATGCACAGCTTGTATCCCGGCAGCAGTCTTTTGGTAAGCGACCATGCGGGTCACTGCTCCATTTCCTCGCCTGATCCTTGTCTGTTTTCGCATGTGAGGAGGTACTTTCAATCTGGCGTGTTGCCGCGAGATGGGACGGTTTGTGTGCCGCCGGCTAGTCCTTATTCGCTCAATTCGACGGATCCGAAGTCGCCGTTTTATGATCCGGAGCTTGGGAGTGGGAATGTTAAGACGCTTGGAGACAAGGATTTGGGGCGTGAGGAGCGGCGTCTGCTAAGTGACGCGGGGTTGAGGTTGCAGAGGGATGTTGTGAGGAGTGGAGCGTTTGGGTTGAATGTGCCGGATGGTGAGAAGGGGAGGGTTGTAACGAATTTGGCAGTGGATCTTCATTGGTAG
- a CDS encoding CitE, Citrate lyase beta subunit, with translation MAAPIIRRACMYVPSSSKKMLEKSFAMHADNVTYDLEDSVAPHMKATARSNLRSILSTQRPSGIKEMCVRINSVDTGLALDDLTEVLKGKYLDAIMLPKCESAADLHFVTDVIRHLSPERHPSNTSGQKQGQREPVRIIALIESAKAIQNLSSICAASPYLSGLVFAAEDFAKDMSLTRTPSLMEFLYARSAIATAARAAELPSTIDLVCTSYKGDEGLKTLEEECLNGKGLGFNGKQCIHPSQVAVCHKAFSPGEKELEWAARVVIADEKASQAGRGAWTLDGKMIDAPVVKKAHAVLKHAQVCEMDVSAVRERWKGQEPE, from the exons ATGGCTGCACCGATTATTCGTAGGGCGTGCATGTATG TGCCATCTTCTTcgaaaaagatgctggaaaAGTCCTTCGCCATGCATGCCGACAACGTAACGTACGACCTCGAAGACAGCGTCGCCCCCCACATGAAAGCCACCGCGCGCTCAAATCTGCGCTCCATCCTTTCCACCCAACGTCCCTCTGGCATAAAAGAAATGTGCGTACGCATAAACAGCGTCGACACTGGTCTCGCTCTAGACGACTTGACGGAAGTGCTCAAGGGCAAATATCTCGACGCCATCATGCTGCCTAAATGCGAGAGCGCTGCGGACCTGCACTTTGTAACGGACGTGATACGGCATCTGAGTCCGGAGCGACATCCAAGTAACACTTCAGGGCAGAAACAGGGACAAAGGGAGCCAGTGCGTATAATAGCGCTGATAGAAAGCGCAAAGGCGATTCAGAATCTCAGCTCCATATGCGCTGCGTCGCCGTACCTGTCAGGCCTAGTGTTCGCAGCCGAGGACTTTGCAAAGGATATGAGTCTGACGCGTACGCCTTCGTTGATGGAGTTTCTATACGCGAGGAGTGCGATTGCGACGGCGGCGCGGGCGGCAGAGTTGCCGTCGACGATTGATTTGGTCTGCACGAGTTATAAGGGGGACGAGGGACTGAAGACGCTAGAGGAGGAGTGTCTGAATGGGAAGGGTCTGGGGTTTAATGGGAAGCAGTGTATACATCCGAGTCAGGTTGCTGTGTGTCATAAGGCGTTTAGTCCTGGGGAGAAGGAACTTGAGTGGGCGGCGAGGGTGGTGATTGCGGATGAAAAGGCTAGTCAGGCGGGGAGGGGGGCGTGGACATTGGATGGCAAGATGATTGATGCGCCGGTTGTTAAGAAGGCGCATGCGGTGCTGAAACATGCTCAAGTGTGCGAGATGGATGTTAGCGCTGTGAGGGAGAGGTGGAAGGGTCAAGAGCCCGAGTAG
- a CDS encoding CysK, Cysteine synthase, protein MAEEKGLLIPHSGDTIYEGTVGSTGISLAAICRARGYKAHICMPNDMAIEKSDLLLKLGAEVERVRPAPIVDQKQFVNLARSRAEEHTASSEKPGRGLFADQFETEANWRAHFTGTGPEIYEQTGHRVDAFVSGAGTGGTISGVALFLKSKLPDIKVVLADPPGSGLFNRVKYGVMFDPKEREGTRRRHQVDTIVEGIGINRVTHNFDVGRELIDDAIRVTDDQAISMARWLVEHDGIFVGSSSAVNCVAATKLAKSLGPGHRIVTILCDSGARHLSKFWKNTEPIGGVDSDVSLQAILDA, encoded by the exons ATG GCAGAAGAAAAGGGGCTTCTCATCCCACATTCTGGCGACACTATCTACGAAGGTACGGTAGGAAGCACTGGTATCTCACTAGCTGCGATATGCAGAGCACGAGGTTACAAAGCGCACAT TTGTATGCCAAACGACATGGCAATCGAAAAGTCCGATCTCCTCTTGAAGCTCGGTGCTGAAGTAGAAAGAGTACGGCCAGCACCCATCGTAGACCAAAAGCAATTCGTCAATCTTGCACGATCACGGGCGGAAGAACATACTGCTAGTTCGGAGAAACCAGGACGAGGACTATTTGCCGATCAATTCGAGACAGAAGCGAACTGGCGCGCGCACTTCACAGGCACCGGACCAGAAATCTACGAACAAACCGGACATCGTGTGGATGCATTCGTTAGTGGGGCTGGTACTGGAGGTACTATCTCTGGTGTCGCCTTGTTTCTTAAGTCAAAGCTACCTGATATCAAGGTCGTTCTTGCAGACCCGCCAGGTAGCGGCCTATTCAACAGGGTCAAGTACGGTGTCATGTTCGACCCCAAAGAACGAGAAGGAACACGGCGGAGACATCAAGTTGATACGATTGTTGAAGGTATCGGCATTAACAGGGTGACGCACAACTTCGACGTCGGTCGAGAGCTGATTGATGATGCAATCAGAGTCACTGACGATCAAGCGATATCTATGGCTCGTTGGTTAGTCGAGCACGACGGCATCTTCGTTGGAAGTTCTAGTGCTGTGAATT GCGTCGCTGCCACGAAGCTTGCAAAGTCGTTGGGACCTGGCCATCGCATTGTCACGATTCTTTGCGACAG CGGTGCGCGACATCTGAGCAAGTTCTGGAAGAATACAGAGCCCATCGGTGGCGTCGACAGCGACGTGTCTCTTCAAGCCATTCTCGACGCTTGA
- a CDS encoding RNA-binding protein (RRM domain) produces MSKLFIGGLAWHTDDQALRQKFEEFGQVEEAVVVKDRDTGRSRGFGFVRYAQDTEADAAMQAMNNEEFDGRRIRVDKASDRAGGGAPRGGGYGGGGGGYRGGYGGQQGGGYGGGGGRGKHPLPITISVKI; encoded by the exons ATGTCTAAGCTCTTCATTGG AGGCCTTGCGTGGCATACCGACGACCAAGCTCTCCGTCAAAAGTTCGAGGAGTTCGGTCAAGTCGAAGAAGCT GTCGTAGTCAAGGACCGTGATACTGGCCGTAGCCGAGGCTTTGGCTTCGTTCGCTATGCGCAAGACACCGAGGCCGATGCTGCTATGCAAGCCATGAACAACGAGga GTTCGACGGACGTAGGATTCGTGTCGACAAGGCCTCCGACCGTGCTGGCGGCGGCGCTCCCCGTGGTGGCGGCTATGgaggcggcggtggtggaTACCGTGGAGGCTACGGAGGACAGCAAGGAG GTGGCtatggcggcggcggtggcCGTGGTAAGCATCCTTTGCCCATTACAATTTCAGTGAAGATCTAA